A part of Pirellulales bacterium genomic DNA contains:
- the flgG gene encoding flagellar basal-body rod protein FlgG, with translation MSIQTLYTAATGMEALETKLDVIANNLANVNTTAYKKTRANFEDLFYRQYILPGLPDNNGQFTPTGISVGLGTRVQSTQTDFQQGAFQETNRTLDVAIEGEGFFQVQDPGSGSILFTRAGNLSINSNGSLVVGSASTGRLIEPQITIPQDTTDISITSSGQILVRQPGQQGLSQVGQLQLARFINSEGLLKLGENMYAQTDASGQPLLDNPQQNGFGALRQNFLEASNVEPVRELIDLITTQRAFELNSQAVQAGDQMLQLIGNLRRF, from the coding sequence ATGAGCATTCAAACGCTCTACACGGCTGCGACGGGCATGGAAGCCCTCGAAACCAAGCTCGACGTCATCGCCAACAATCTGGCGAACGTCAATACGACCGCTTACAAGAAGACCCGGGCTAACTTCGAAGACCTGTTCTACCGCCAGTACATCCTGCCGGGGCTGCCGGACAACAACGGCCAGTTCACGCCGACGGGCATCTCGGTCGGGCTTGGCACGCGTGTGCAAAGCACCCAGACCGACTTTCAGCAGGGTGCGTTTCAGGAAACGAACCGCACGCTCGACGTGGCCATCGAGGGTGAAGGGTTCTTTCAGGTCCAGGATCCCGGCTCGGGGTCGATCCTCTTCACGCGCGCCGGCAACCTGTCGATCAACTCCAACGGCAGCCTGGTCGTCGGCTCGGCAAGCACGGGCCGGTTGATCGAACCGCAGATCACGATCCCACAGGACACGACCGACATTTCGATCACGAGCTCGGGACAGATCCTGGTGCGTCAGCCCGGTCAACAGGGGCTGTCGCAGGTGGGCCAGTTGCAATTGGCACGGTTCATCAATTCCGAAGGTCTGCTCAAGCTGGGCGAAAACATGTACGCGCAAACCGACGCCTCGGGCCAGCCGCTGCTGGACAACCCGCAGCAGAACGGCTTTGGCGCGTTGCGTCAGAATTTTCTCGAGGCTTCGAACGTCGAGCCAGTGCGCGAGCTGATCGACTTGATTACCACGCAACGGGCCTTCGAGCTGAACTCGCAGGCCGTGCAAGCCGGCGATCAGATGCTGCAGCTCATCGGCAACTTGCGGCGGTTCTAA
- a CDS encoding flagellar basal body P-ring protein FlgI: MDRRLMIILLAALMCLAVLGAPRAVAATRISHICRVKGQEENTLQGIGLVIGLKGTGDGGQFLPTIRPLATALQLMRNPVGKGGPLELKDAKNVALVMVTATIPPTGARQGDKIDCTISSIGAAKSLAGGQLFLAPLQGPDIESERVFAFATGPISLDDAATPTTGKIHQGCRLEEDFFNPFTKDDRLTLVLDRNHANFELASDVAEAINSQLQIANNDGYLARAIDSVNVEVMIPADYRNDPVLFVSEVMRLPLLEVQTEARVVINERTGSIVVDGDVEIGPVVVTHKNVVVQTGAPPTGDRFVAVAPGLKRPEAKLQALLESLNAVKVPNEDIIEIIKGLDRTGKLHAKLIVE; the protein is encoded by the coding sequence ATGGATCGACGCCTGATGATCATCCTGCTCGCGGCCTTGATGTGCCTGGCGGTGCTGGGCGCGCCGCGGGCCGTGGCCGCCACGCGGATCTCGCACATCTGCCGGGTCAAGGGCCAGGAAGAGAACACGTTGCAGGGCATCGGTCTGGTCATCGGTCTCAAAGGGACCGGCGACGGCGGCCAGTTCTTGCCCACGATCCGCCCCTTGGCGACCGCCCTGCAATTGATGCGCAATCCCGTCGGCAAGGGCGGGCCGCTGGAATTGAAAGACGCGAAAAACGTGGCGCTGGTGATGGTGACGGCCACGATTCCGCCCACTGGCGCGCGGCAGGGCGACAAAATCGATTGCACCATCAGCTCGATCGGCGCCGCCAAGAGCCTGGCCGGCGGACAGTTGTTCCTCGCCCCGCTACAAGGGCCGGATATCGAAAGCGAGCGCGTGTTCGCCTTCGCGACGGGCCCCATCTCGCTCGACGACGCCGCGACACCCACCACGGGCAAGATCCATCAGGGTTGCCGGCTGGAAGAGGATTTCTTCAATCCTTTCACGAAGGACGACCGGCTGACGCTCGTGCTCGACCGCAATCATGCGAACTTCGAGCTCGCCTCGGACGTGGCCGAAGCCATCAACTCGCAATTGCAAATCGCCAACAACGACGGCTACCTCGCCCGGGCCATCGACTCGGTCAATGTCGAAGTGATGATTCCGGCCGATTATCGCAATGACCCGGTGCTGTTCGTCTCCGAGGTGATGCGCTTGCCGCTGCTGGAAGTGCAGACCGAGGCCCGTGTCGTGATCAACGAGCGCACGGGGAGCATCGTGGTCGACGGCGACGTCGAAATCGGGCCCGTCGTCGTCACGCACAAGAACGTCGTCGTGCAAACCGGCGCGCCGCCGACGGGCGATCGCTTCGTGGCCGTGGCGCCCGGGCTCAAGCGGCCGGAGGCCAAGCTGCAGGCGCTGCTCGAGTCGTTGAACGCCGTGAAGGTGCCGAACGAGGACATCATCGAGATCATCAAAGGTCTCGATCGGACCGGAAAACTGCACGCCAAGTTAATCGTCGAGTAG
- a CDS encoding ComF family protein: MTATQPGPTAAEQPWSRSAPGWLGALVDLIVPPRCALCTTDLAASCPPMLCGTCKLGLSTGAGELRCLRCAAVLTTGDRLQPRDGCYFCRETKVSFQAAAAFGRYDGLLREALLRMKHSSDDHLSQAIGALCAARLDDQVRRWWADRIVPVPLHWQRRWQRGSNSAEIVGTALARRLNLPLARRSVVRRRPTSPQVGLLPHQRQRNVADAFRVRRPEDVAGQRVIIVDDILTTGATVNELARTLRRAGAGWIGVVAVARTDHAQESPAGLDLGL, from the coding sequence ATGACAGCAACCCAGCCAGGTCCGACGGCCGCCGAACAGCCGTGGTCAAGATCCGCTCCCGGCTGGTTGGGGGCCCTGGTCGACCTGATCGTGCCGCCGCGCTGCGCGTTGTGCACTACCGACTTGGCTGCCAGTTGCCCGCCGATGCTCTGCGGCACTTGCAAGCTTGGGCTGAGCACGGGCGCTGGTGAGCTACGCTGCTTGCGCTGTGCTGCTGTCTTGACGACGGGCGACCGTTTGCAGCCGCGCGATGGCTGCTACTTCTGCCGCGAGACCAAGGTGTCGTTCCAGGCCGCGGCCGCCTTTGGTCGTTACGACGGGCTGCTGCGCGAGGCGCTGCTGCGGATGAAGCACTCGTCGGACGACCATCTTTCCCAGGCCATCGGAGCGCTCTGTGCCGCACGGCTCGACGACCAGGTCCGGCGCTGGTGGGCGGACCGCATTGTGCCCGTGCCGCTCCACTGGCAGCGACGCTGGCAACGCGGCAGCAATAGCGCCGAGATCGTCGGCACGGCGTTGGCTCGGCGGCTGAACCTGCCGCTGGCGCGCCGCAGCGTCGTCCGGCGCCGGCCGACGTCGCCACAGGTCGGGCTGCTGCCCCATCAACGGCAGCGGAACGTGGCCGATGCTTTTCGCGTGCGGCGCCCGGAAGACGTCGCAGGCCAGCGGGTGATCATCGTCGACGACATCCTCACGACGGGCGCCACGGTCAACGAATTGGCCCGGACCCTGCGACGCGCGGGTGCCGGCTGGATCGGCGTGGTCGCCGTGGCCCGTACTGACCATGCCCAAGAGTCGCCGGCCGGGCTAGACTTGGGCCTATGA
- the flgA gene encoding flagellar basal body P-ring formation chaperone FlgA — MNRLYRVRIGQTTRLAAGAVLTICCLATAGRAADVQLRRECQPKSALVTLGDVAEVRTTDVAELQRWESIELFPAPASGQKRLLTATELRQVLARRGTDLKQCVFSGSSVVTILGAAQTEVQAEREGKQIARRQQVEATLEHAIAAYLANQGLPTEGLSLEIEVSRMPVTVGRITAWHISGGAAPWVGRQQFLARGMIDEQPVELIVTAEVRLPAAIVVAAAPIVRGAIIQATDVRLEVPPRTNAGEQYFQAIEDVIGNEAAAAISEGNPVTERSVRRPLLVRRGEVVTVRAVSGGVSVETNARARQDGSQGDVITVEAIGAKQSYFARVTGVQTVEVYARAVAMPMSTPEPAPAEPNHPAPVSPLPAQKPTVNHAARQPTPPVQLAASPASPSEPTAVWTAQRNASNRPATVRLTGGPPASGARTEANAVSRPGADRWVKRRSR; from the coding sequence ATGAATCGCTTGTATCGAGTACGAATCGGGCAAACTACGCGGCTGGCAGCCGGCGCGGTCCTGACCATCTGCTGTCTGGCCACAGCAGGGCGCGCGGCCGACGTGCAGTTGCGACGCGAATGCCAGCCCAAATCTGCCCTGGTGACACTGGGCGACGTGGCCGAGGTCCGCACGACCGATGTTGCCGAGTTACAACGTTGGGAATCGATCGAGTTGTTCCCTGCGCCGGCATCTGGTCAGAAACGCTTGCTGACCGCCACCGAATTGCGCCAGGTGCTTGCTCGCCGCGGCACCGATCTCAAGCAGTGTGTCTTCTCGGGCTCGAGCGTGGTCACCATCTTGGGGGCCGCCCAGACCGAAGTTCAGGCGGAACGCGAAGGGAAGCAAATCGCCCGGCGACAACAGGTCGAAGCCACGCTCGAGCACGCCATTGCCGCGTACCTCGCGAACCAGGGGCTGCCGACCGAGGGCTTGTCGCTGGAGATCGAGGTGAGCCGCATGCCGGTCACCGTCGGCCGCATTACAGCCTGGCACATCTCGGGCGGAGCGGCCCCCTGGGTCGGGCGGCAGCAGTTCCTGGCTCGGGGCATGATCGACGAACAACCCGTCGAGCTGATCGTCACGGCCGAGGTGAGGTTGCCGGCGGCCATCGTCGTGGCCGCGGCGCCGATCGTCCGCGGCGCGATCATTCAAGCCACCGACGTACGCCTCGAAGTGCCCCCACGCACGAACGCTGGCGAACAATACTTCCAGGCCATCGAAGATGTCATCGGCAACGAGGCCGCCGCGGCGATCAGCGAGGGGAATCCCGTCACTGAACGGTCCGTGCGACGCCCGTTGCTCGTGCGTCGCGGTGAAGTTGTCACGGTGCGTGCCGTCAGCGGCGGCGTGTCGGTCGAGACCAATGCCCGGGCTCGCCAGGACGGCAGTCAGGGCGACGTGATCACGGTCGAAGCGATCGGAGCCAAGCAGAGCTATTTCGCGCGAGTCACCGGCGTACAAACCGTCGAGGTTTATGCCCGGGCGGTGGCGATGCCGATGAGTACGCCCGAGCCGGCGCCTGCCGAGCCGAACCATCCCGCGCCGGTCTCGCCGCTGCCCGCGCAGAAGCCGACAGTGAATCACGCGGCCAGGCAACCGACCCCGCCCGTGCAGTTGGCCGCATCGCCGGCGTCGCCGTCCGAGCCCACGGCGGTCTGGACGGCGCAGCGTAACGCCAGCAATCGCCCAGCCACGGTTCGCCTGACAGGTGGGCCGCCGGCCAGCGGCGCGCGGACCGAAGCCAACGCTGTATCGCGCCCCGGCGCGGATCGCTGGGTCAAACGGAGGTCACGATGA
- a CDS encoding flagellar basal body L-ring protein FlgH, producing MRIALLASLFAVAAALPGQVLAQSASLFGDPRMRTELTLRDASWTFLEVEPPRDIRVQDKITVIVDEKSQLISEGEVQRRKTSNLDARLQDWIKLDDFALKPAPQEDGDPRIRGQLNSTFRTQSDLETQDGLKFRIAATVVDIRANGDLVLEAHRTIQINEEVWEQSLTGIVRREDVLPNNTVLSEDIAELRIVKREVGSVRDGYRRGWFLRILDRYQPF from the coding sequence ATGAGAATCGCCTTGCTCGCAAGCCTGTTCGCCGTTGCGGCCGCGCTGCCGGGGCAGGTCTTGGCTCAAAGCGCCAGCCTGTTCGGCGATCCGCGGATGCGCACCGAACTGACGTTGCGCGACGCTTCGTGGACCTTTCTCGAGGTCGAGCCGCCCCGTGATATCCGCGTGCAGGACAAGATCACGGTCATCGTCGACGAGAAGTCGCAGTTGATCAGCGAGGGCGAGGTCCAGCGCCGCAAGACGTCGAACCTCGATGCCCGGCTGCAAGACTGGATTAAGCTCGATGACTTCGCCCTCAAGCCGGCACCGCAGGAAGACGGCGACCCGCGCATCCGAGGCCAGTTGAACAGTACGTTCCGCACGCAGTCGGATTTGGAAACGCAAGACGGGCTCAAGTTCCGCATCGCCGCCACGGTGGTCGATATCCGCGCCAACGGCGACCTGGTGCTCGAGGCCCATCGTACGATTCAGATCAACGAAGAAGTCTGGGAACAGTCGCTCACCGGGATCGTGCGCCGCGAGGACGTGCTGCCGAACAACACGGTACTCAGCGAAGACATCGCCGAGCTGCGGATTGTCAAGCGTGAGGTCGGCAGCGTGCGCGACGGCTATCGCCGCGGCTGGTTCCTGCGCATCCTCGATCGCTATCAACCCTTCTAA
- the flgF gene encoding flagellar basal-body rod protein FlgF — translation MPYGLYLSAEGAAAQARRMEVISHNLANVDTTGFKRDLAVCQARYAETTARGLDEQGSGTINDLGGGVAVRETKTDFSNGPMQHTGLPTDLAINGRGFFMIRKPEGDFLSRAGNFSLSGTGQLVTQEGYPVLDDAGTPVVITPDAPWTFTPDGGVLQAGSRVNLALVEPESLGQLQKVGENLFAPGGELLPIAQGDRSVARGFIERSGVKPTLEMMDLIEASRAFEANVTLIKHQDQMIGGLTSRVLRA, via the coding sequence ATGCCCTACGGACTTTATCTCTCGGCCGAAGGCGCCGCCGCGCAAGCCAGGCGGATGGAGGTCATTTCCCACAACCTGGCCAACGTCGATACGACCGGCTTCAAGCGCGATCTGGCCGTCTGCCAGGCACGCTATGCCGAAACGACCGCCCGCGGTCTCGACGAACAAGGGTCGGGCACGATTAACGATCTGGGCGGCGGAGTCGCGGTGCGCGAAACCAAGACCGACTTCTCCAATGGCCCCATGCAGCACACGGGCCTGCCGACCGACCTGGCGATCAACGGCCGCGGGTTCTTCATGATCCGCAAGCCGGAGGGCGATTTCCTCTCGCGCGCCGGCAATTTTTCGCTCAGCGGTACCGGCCAGCTGGTGACTCAAGAAGGCTACCCGGTGCTCGACGACGCCGGCACCCCGGTGGTCATCACCCCCGATGCGCCGTGGACCTTCACTCCCGATGGCGGCGTCTTGCAGGCCGGCAGCCGGGTGAACCTGGCCTTGGTCGAGCCTGAATCGCTCGGTCAGTTGCAAAAGGTCGGCGAAAACCTGTTTGCGCCCGGCGGCGAGTTGCTGCCGATCGCGCAGGGTGATCGGAGCGTGGCCCGGGGATTCATCGAACGCTCGGGCGTCAAGCCCACGCTGGAGATGATGGACCTGATCGAAGCGTCGCGGGCGTTCGAGGCCAATGTGACTTTGATCAAACACCAGGACCAGATGATCGGCGGCCTGACCAGCCGCGTCCTTCGGGCCTGA
- the hemC gene encoding hydroxymethylbilane synthase: MTSASRIRLGTRGSALARWQADWVANQLRQQGVEVTLVEIVTRGDVKAGPLGSLGGQGLFTKEIQRALVDGQIDLAVHSLKDLPTQPVPGLTLAAVPPRASSSDVLIAREAASWERLREGAIVGTGSLRRRAQLWHRRADLWMEDIRGNVDTRLKKLDEGQYDAIVLAEAGLARLGLSQHVTEVLPPDVMLPAVGQGALGLETREQDQPTRACLRALDDAATHASVLAERALLAALRGGCMAPVAALGTVTPAGRLQLAARVLAIDGRRQLAARGDAALDEAAALGRRLAEQLLAQGAEELIHSARASGIPPQDGA, from the coding sequence ATGACATCCGCGTCACGAATCCGACTGGGTACCCGGGGCAGCGCCTTGGCGCGCTGGCAGGCCGACTGGGTAGCGAATCAATTGCGCCAGCAGGGCGTCGAGGTGACGCTCGTCGAGATCGTCACGCGCGGCGACGTCAAAGCGGGTCCGCTGGGCTCGCTGGGTGGCCAAGGGTTGTTCACCAAAGAGATCCAGCGCGCACTCGTCGACGGGCAAATCGATCTGGCCGTGCACAGCCTGAAGGACCTGCCGACACAGCCGGTCCCAGGGCTGACCCTGGCCGCCGTGCCGCCCCGCGCCTCGTCGAGCGACGTGCTCATCGCCCGCGAAGCCGCCTCGTGGGAGCGGCTGCGCGAGGGAGCGATCGTCGGCACCGGCAGTTTGCGGCGCCGCGCCCAGCTCTGGCACCGTCGCGCGGACCTGTGGATGGAGGACATTCGCGGCAACGTCGACACGCGGTTGAAAAAGCTCGACGAGGGGCAATACGACGCCATTGTGCTGGCCGAGGCGGGCCTCGCCAGGTTGGGATTGTCCCAGCACGTGACCGAGGTACTGCCGCCGGACGTCATGCTCCCGGCCGTGGGACAGGGGGCCCTAGGGCTCGAAACGCGCGAGCAGGACCAGCCAACGCGCGCGTGCCTGCGGGCGCTCGATGACGCGGCCACGCATGCGAGCGTGCTGGCAGAACGGGCCCTGCTGGCGGCGCTGCGTGGCGGCTGCATGGCACCCGTCGCGGCGCTGGGCACGGTGACACCGGCGGGACGCTTGCAGCTTGCTGCGCGCGTGCTGGCGATCGACGGTCGCCGGCAACTCGCGGCGCGTGGCGACGCGGCGCTCGATGAGGCCGCAGCGCTCGGCCGGCGTCTCGCCGAGCAGTTGCTGGCACAGGGTGCCGAGGAACTGATTCATTCGGCCCGAGCTTCGGGCATCCCGCCGCAGGACGGTGCATAG